A genome region from Stenotrophomonas maltophilia includes the following:
- the cydX gene encoding cytochrome bd-I oxidase subunit CydX codes for MWYFAWILGAGLASTVAILNGMWFEAREQNRIEKENRR; via the coding sequence ATGTGGTATTTCGCCTGGATTCTCGGTGCCGGCCTCGCCTCGACGGTGGCCATCCTCAACGGCATGTGGTTCGAAGCCCGCGAGCAGAACCGCATCGAGAAGGAAAATCGTCGCTGA